The genomic segment TGGGAGGAAGACACCATGGTCCTGGTCTACTCCGCAACCAAGGGCCTGGCTGCGATGACGCTGGCCATCGCACATTCCCGCGGATGGCTCGACTACGACAAACGGGTCTGCTCCTACTGGCCCGAATTCTCCCGACAGGGGAAAGAGCGAATCACCGTCAGGCAGCTCCTGGCTCACCAGGCAGGCCTGTTCGCGTTCGATGAGCAGGCGGACAGGAGCGTGGTCGCGGATCTCGATCGTCTGGGGGTCGTGCTGGCCCGCCAGAAACCGGTCTGGGAACCGGGCACGCGGCAGGCCTATCACGCGATCAGCCTCGGCTACTACGAAGCCGAGTTGCTACGCCGCATCGATCTGCGGCATCGCAGCCTGGGTCAGTTCTTCCAGGACGAAATCGCCACGCCCCTGGGCATCGACTACTACATCCGTTTGCCCGAGTCGATCCCCAATTCCAGGCTGGCCACCCTGGCGAGACCCAGCCGGATCGAGATGCTGCTCGGATTCCCCCTCCGGCTGACGCTGGCCGTGATGAATCCTCGCGCGAACATCATTCGAGCGCTCGCCGGCTCCATGTTTCCCCACGACGAGCAGCGCATCTATGCGCGCAACTTCGAAGTGCCCGCAGGAGGGGGGGTGGGCACGGCGCGCGCCATGGCCCGCGCCTACAGCGTGTTCGCAACCGGCGGCCACGAATTGCGGTTGCGCCCGGAAACCCTAGAGGCCTTGTCCGCGCCCGCAATCCCGCCCAAGCGCGGCTTCTACGATGAGTGC from the Nitrospirota bacterium genome contains:
- a CDS encoding serine hydrolase domain-containing protein, whose product is MSKGFEPVRDAFAENFSRRHELGGACCVYYRGDKVVDLWGGLRNKATGEPWEEDTMVLVYSATKGLAAMTLAIAHSRGWLDYDKRVCSYWPEFSRQGKERITVRQLLAHQAGLFAFDEQADRSVVADLDRLGVVLARQKPVWEPGTRQAYHAISLGYYEAELLRRIDLRHRSLGQFFQDEIATPLGIDYYIRLPESIPNSRLATLARPSRIEMLLGFPLRLTLAVMNPRANIIRALAGSMFPHDEQRIYARNFEVPAGGGVGTARAMARAYSVFATGGHELRLRPETLEALSAPAIPPKRGFYDECLMGDGVQFSLGSMKHCPVWSFGNEGSYGSPGTGGSLGFADPKAGIGYAYVTSKVGTAITGDPREVALRNALYAIIPPAS